CAGAAAATCTGTTGGTAATCACTGACTCACtggtttcttttcccccttattCTGGccttccaaacaaaaaaagtatgCACAGTGTTCTTTGAATTGGCAGGAGCATATCTGTACTCAGCCATGTTCCCCCCTAGAACACAGACAGCTCTGTCCTCACACACCTCTCAGAATGAAATGTGTTAAGTTTCTCTCCTGGACTGAAGGGATTTTGAAaaataggggttttttttaccttttatgaaaaaaaaaagaatactgaGAGGAAAATGCCTCTAgcctataaataaaaaagaacttGACCTTCTGTACACATCTTTGACTACTTTTGATATTAGTTGGAGTCTCCAAACCCACCTATGCAAAGGTCACTAATTGAAAACCTTTCTTCAGTGTCttcttttccagtgtttcagaATGCTGTGGAGGTAGGGAAAAACACTGTAGAAAAGCTATTAAAAGTTCATTATAAAGCCTCCATATGCAAGCAGGTTATTTAGAATGTAAGACATtactttggaaattaaaatgtgCTCCAAAGATATATTTGTAGTAATTTGATAGCCTAAACCTTGCTTAAAACTAATTTCCTACATATTGATTGGCTTAAGAAATTGCTCCAATTTGTCTGGAAAACCTGatttagaattattttggtTACAATTGTCTGAAATAGAATCTTATATGACAGCACATAAATTGTGctgtttctttctatttctgcttAAGCATTTAAGAATGTATTCCCAAACGTTCAGATAACCAATGTGCAAATGATTTTGATGAATCCATAGGaagtgaaaaacaaagagaaagaaataggaatATTTAGGAAGTAGTATGAATATTGTAAAGTGAATTATAGGTTCTGCTATATGGATCTTAATGCTCTTTGATAATGTAATGCATTTATTTAGCAGGACCTTTAGCATCTTTGTTTGCAATTGCAgcataataataaattttactttatCCTTCATTTAAATCTTAAATCAGTAATATTTTACAGCTTCCATAGTTGTTTATGTTTGCACACAGTGAGTATATTCAAGACATTCAAGCCtaatttcctttcattcctTCTATAAATGAGCTGCTCATTTATTGATACAGAACTGCCATGACTATGTTAACTGCTTTATTTCTCCTAAAATTAAATGTGCAGCTCCAGTTGCAATTAAACCAAGATCTAGGCATCTTGCATCAAGATGATGGCTCATCAAAAAATAAGAGAGGAGTTCTTCCCAAGCACGCTACAAATGTGATGAGATCTTGGCTTTTTCAGCACATAGGGGTAAGGACTGAGCATGGTCACTTTTTAATGTAGCTCTTTTGTGTGGTCTCTtacaatttttcttcataaacaAGGTGAATTTATTCTGTTGTGAGTTATGGAATCTCAGTTCAGCTTTCCCTGGAGTCATTTGGAGTAGTTCCACACTCTAATGCTGGTTgacttttattaatattttaataaatatgttaTATTTGTACTGCACAGTCTCAATAAGTGCTGTTACAAGGAGCCTTTCTTCATTTCACTGTGTTGAGAACTTAATGCTCTCTTCACCCTGGTTCATGGCACATGGAAAAGTAATTCCACCTatattttgcagtgttttagGGGTATTTTTGACCAAGGAAAATCtcacattttctgtctttattttctttccaatccTTCTGATGTGTACCAAGCGTGTCACTATCTGCTTGTGCTTccagttttcttccctttgcatGAATACTTTGAAAGGATAAATGGCTCTCAAGCTATTACAATGTTGAGTTGATTGATATTTTGCCTTTTACAACTGGTTTGCAGCAGAGAACTGATCCAGGGAAGCTGCATGTGCACTTCTTGTGTTACGTGCCCTGTCCTCATCTGCTTAGAGCAGCTTTATTTAACTCCAGTGCTCCTTTATTTAACTGAGTGCTCCTCAGTTCTCTCATATGACACTGCCCTGGCCAGCAGAACTAATCAGAGCTGCTCAcatgctgtgctgcccagggatCATGCTCTTTAATAAAGACTGTCAGCCATGAgaagctttttcttctgaattacATAGCAGCAGCTTCATGGTGCAACAGACACTCTCAAGGATAAAATCAGTTTTTGTGTAGTAAAGCACTCTTTgttgaattattttcatctaTAAAAGTTTGTGAGGTTTCTAAGGTCTGTGTTTTCATGAGTCAGGTGGCCTTAATCCACCCTTTTTAATCAGATGTAATAAAGGAGTTCTTATTTTTGATGAGGAGATGAAAAACAAGCTTATGCCTTTTTCGTTTGCTTTTCTGGCCTCTGTAGCATCCATATCCAACAGAGGATGAGAAGAAGCAGATTGCAGCACAAACAAATCTGACACTACTCCAGGTTAATAATTGGTAAGAGCAAATCCCTTAACTTAATATCTGTCCTTGCCTCCATGTGCTTACAGCTCAGAAATAGTGATAACTTGGACATCTGGAGTTGAACTTAAATATTCTACATATGTTACAAAACATGTACAGAAATACAAGAGCTATGCACTGGCACACAAGCACGTTGTTTTTATAAAGTATAATAATACTCCTGTCATTTAAATTATATAAGGAGTCCAGAAAACATTGCAGCATTAAGAATTGTGTTGTGTTCCAGTGCTGAGAGAGATGGAAGTAATCTCATCTCTCTTCTGCAAGTAAAGAAGTTGAAATTGAAAGGCATTTAGTGGCCTGGTGGCTGCAGATGTTTAAGAAGTTACTGTTAACAGATTCTGTTCTTGTATCAAAGGATGCTCTCCTGAGCAGTGATGTTGGAATGGAGAGGCAGTTCCTCAGCTACACCAGTTCAGGGTTCAGCAGGTTTTGTCATGTCTTATCTTCCCTGGAGGTGTAAGATAAGACACCTGCCCTGCagaagagaggagggaaggtGCTGCCACATGTCCTATTCGCCTTGTGGCATCAGCTCCTAAAATTGCTGCAGCAAAGTCCCACTGGGATCTGCCTCAGATTTCAAAGATGGCACTGGCTGTGAGGCTgtggaggggtctgggggggaaGTAGTCAGGATAGTGACAGAACACTGGTTCCAAAAGTGGAACAGGGTGACTGTGCCTGTGTGACACGTGGCCatggagctctgtgctgggatctGACTGCTGTCTTTGCAGAGCATTGCATTACAGCTTAGGAACCTGCCAGCTGCACCTTATTTCCTCCCATTGCAGGTAAACTTGGGACCTGGATGTGTTTTGTGATATTTAGAAATGATGTCTTCAGTCACAACTCCCTGCCATAGCTCACTATGTTGAAGTTGATTCAGTTTAAGTATTTTCTTGTTCACTGGCAGAAAAGGGAAGGGCAGCAATTAGCATGCTAAAGTAAGCAAGTGAAATTCAGAGAACTAAAAGGAATCAGGACACATCTGACAAATGTGTTTGCTGTCATCTCCTGGGTGAGGAGCCAGCCCTTGGAAAGCCAGGGAGCCTGTAAAATAAGTAATGCAGAAGCTTAAGGGAGTAAATGAAACCAGACCAAACAAAGCAGGTTAGGCAGGGGCTAGACTTTAGGTGAACCCTAATGAGAGGAGTATCAGCTTCCTGAGCTGGGCTGTCAGCAGGTTTTCTGGTGCTTAGTTTTTAATAAGATCCTGAAGTGTACATCTGTTGTGCTGTCTGgagaatttttccttctgaggTGGGGGAAAAATGCTGTTAGCTGCAAAATGATAGAAGTGCTTTCTTAGCTAGTTTGCCAAAATTGAAGGATGCTGGTGTTCTAGGAGTGGTTCTACACTTTAAAAAGAATGTGAAGCCCAGCTGATAGAAGTTTTcatattcctaattttttttttcctgctgcataCTTTGTGAATGTGAGAGAGAGGCAGAATTTACAGCCAACTGGTCCTAAGTTCACCCTGCCCTCAATTGTATTTAGGTTTATCAACGCTAGAAGGCGAATTCTTCAGCCAATGCTGGATTCCAGTTGTTCTGAAACTccaaaaacaaagaagaaaacagcccAGAACCGACCGGTCCAGAGGTTCTGGCCTGACTCCCTTGCCTCAGGAGTTGCTCAGCAGCAATCGAATGAGCTCACGATGTCAGATGGTGAGGAGAGCTGCCTCTGAACATGGATAATAAAGTTAATTCCTCTCTGACAGGGAAAGGGAGGGTTTGATGACTGTGGTGGGAGGGAAACTTCTGGATATTTCATTATAAACGTGGTTTTAATCTGGGAAAGAATAACAGAAATGTGTcgcttttttcctctctttaacAGTTTTCTGTGGTTTAAGCAAGGGTATTGTATTGCAATTCATGTTGAGAaacttgcttttgtttccaaagtTATGAAATGACAGAATAAAAGATGTAAAACTGAGATGTACAGCTGAGTTCTCTCTGTGTGCACGTCAGGAGGGTCCTGTTGGATGAGCAGCACTCAGCTTCAGCTTCatggctgagcagctgcaaTTCCACATCTGCCTCACGTGCTTCCAACTGAACagtgaaaggcaggaaaatgtcATAGAGCCTCCACAGACTTTGACTGAAGTAACTTCTTCAGTGTCAGATCACACAAAAAGATTTAATTTAAGAAAGCTAAATAACTGCTTTAATGCCAGGATCATCctttctgtcctgctgcttgGTGCTTTATTCTTTCCAGTTTGTAACAAATTTTCCTTCAGCCTCTGTTGGATCTGACAACTTTATCCATTGAAGTTAACTTGAATCTGAACACTCCCCTTTTTCTGCAATGAATTAAGCTGGAATACTTTGCAGAAATGGCCTTGTGATGACTTGATTGGAGAACTGCTATAGTGTGTGTCCATAAGACAGATTTTAAGATTCACAACACAAAGTTTAAGGTTCCTGACCAACCTAATTCTGGCATTTCCTGGCATGTAAGTATTTGACAGCCTATGTATCTTCTATTCTAATGTAGTTCCTTAAGTTTCTGTGGTGGGTAACTATTGATTGGAAACAACTGTTCTGGGGTAACTGTTGATTAGAAAAAAGCTCCGTTACGTATAAGCAGAAGGCAAGAAAGGTGCTGAAGTGCTGTGGTTGTGCTCCTGCAGGTGCTGTTGTGACCATCACAGCTCCAGTGAACATGAATGTAGACAGTCTGCAGTCCTTGTCCTCAGATGGTGCCACCCTGGCCGTGCAGCAGGTGATGATGGCAGGGCAGAGCGAGGACGAGTCTGTGGACAGCGGCGAGGACGATGGGGGAGACCTCTCGACAGCAAATATCAGTGGGCTGGTCTTGGATAACAGCGACTCTCTGCAGTAGGAAGCCAGAGAGCCTGGAGAAAAACACTTAGGAAAAAGAATGGACTGACTGACTGACTTTTTATAGTTTGCACAGCAAACATTTTACAcaagttttatttctaatatGTTTTATATGTAGATATAGAAGGGTGCacttttttgtatttcatagTAAGCTTAAAGAGTGTTTTTGCAGGTGCAGCAACttctttcaaatgtggtttttttttgtttgtttgtttgttttcctttccttatttcagaaaatgataTCTAGTAATATAAAGAACCACATAAGCACCCCTTTGTTCTCTGAATTGGAAGTGCTGCAGTTTCTGATGAATTATGCAGTTTCAATTAGTGCTGTTGTTTAACACAGCTTTCGATGAGCAGGTGATGTAAATTTAAAGCATGTGACACTAGTGTGTGAAACTTGATTATTGAGTTAGATGCATATATTtgaaagatgcttctgcacCTTAAAAACTGCTAGTCTGAGGTGGACAGCAACACACATAAAAAGAAACTGTTGATGTGTGATTCAGTAGAGAATGTATGGCAATTTAAATAAGTTTAGTTTCTCTCATAGTCCGTGAGCCTGTTTATCATTTGCTATAAAAACTCCTATTTTTACCTTGCTGGGGTtattggataaaaaaaaaatatttttataaattcacTAGAAATTGGGATGACAACTGTAttaagcaggaggaaaaaaaaaatttccagaggggaaaaataaatgtttagtATTCCTATTTGGAAGGTCTGAAAATTGACCCAATTTAATAAACAAGCCTACAGTagcattctatgattctcaGCTATCCCACAGTGATATACTATATTTGATAATAGCATAAGAAGGGCCCACTGTTTGATGGGATTTTGATATTGTCAAACATTGATTTATATTACGTGTAAACTAATATTCAAATTGCATAATTCTGTATCTAGACTtgtatctgaaaatatttgctaaatGAGTATTCAGGTAAGTAAGTTCAAATACCCACAACTTTTCCAATTATTAGAGAAATTTAACACTTTATAGTTTGTACAACTGAATCTAAAAAAAACGAAAAGTTGCCTACTATACAGTCATGAATTCTGCtattttattgcatttgaaatattttcccctaatacaaaaaaatataacaTGGATTTATATCAAATTTCTTCAGATCTGAAGTTTACTTACCAGAATATACAGCAGGCTTTGTTAGAGTAGGAAATCCTTGTgtgtcatttaaaaaacagagagCTGGTGATAAAAACagctgggttttggtttggttttgttttgggatgttttatttttgttgtggtaacagttaatttctttcattttccccaAGTTTGAAGTCTGTGATTGTCTCTCCATGAGCACTTGCTTTTGGAATTTTGTATTTCCCGTTGTTGAGTGCAAATAAGAGACTCAAGAGCCTCATGGTGTGATCAACACCCTCTTTTGTCCCTGTCCATTTGTCACAGTGTTGGCTTAGATCAAAGCCAGAATTTCCTTCTGATTTTGACCAAATCTGAGTGTGTTTCTAACGTGACAGGGAGAAAGGTGGTCACCTTTAGAATCTTCAGACACTGTATTTGAACAAAGCCCTTTGGcagatgcaaatatttaattgaatacttaatttctgcttctcagaACACTCAGGCACTTGCTGAGGTCCCCTTGATTTCAGGAGGAtgaaggaatgtgctgctggACATGCTGAAGTGGCTGGAAGCTGGTCATGGCAGATTGTCTTCCAAGGCAAGGTTGAGTTGGTAGGAAGAAAAGCTTCAGGAAGAAATATCAGTGCCATACACACATGGAGAATAACAGGCGTTTGCAGTGACtgggaggttttttgttttttttttttttttaatggtttttacTCAACACAAGAGCTGTTTCTGCTCTGGCTCTCACTGAGTCCTGGCTGAGGATCTTCCTTAGTTCAAGTGCTGTCATGATCTGCTCCACTGGACTGGTGATTTctaagaatttgttttcttctgacttCTCTGCTTTGCCACTGATGTGCCATGTATGTTAAACAGCACAGTAAATGAATAATGAAAGATGAATTAGGAAGGCTTTGACATAGCATGGCTATCTCAAAGGCTGCTGTCAAATCCAGTTTGTCCccaaaacactttaaaagacAAAGCATGTACAAATCCTGCTCCTTTGGAAGCATTCAGCCTACTGCCCCCACAAAAAATAGTTCAGATTACTGGAACTCagattctgtatttttgtttttaattgtttttaactCCAAGAGTGCTTCATTACCCCCACCGTTTCCATTTAGTAATTCAATAGCAGGTTAcatttgttggtttgtttggggtttttattggAAACAACCAGGCCTCAGGGTTTGCAAACTtctgaaagtttatttttcagaaagaagccattttctatttagctttttttttttttaattattactcCCCCCACCTTACATGCAGCAGAAGTTCTGTTCTTCCAAAACATGACCTTGTCTTCAGCTACTTTATCAGTTCCTGGAGACTGAAGTTGACAGAGTTTACCGTGAAAGTGGAATATGGAATAGTTTCAGTGTCAGattagaaacattaaaaaaatacaaggaCTTGAATTCCTAAAACTGAAAAGGCTTCACCAGTGTAAAAGTAGCGCTTAACATGTgaaactcaaatattttctttcaattcaGTGAGAATTCTGTAGTGGGTGTGAACTGCAGGGAAGTGCTTGTTCTTTTCATgatttaaaagaagaagaaacaaatggagtattttttttttttttcctgtgtaggAAAGATTGCTGGTTCCAGCAAAGCATCACCATTGAGAAAAGGTACATGTTTACATTAGTCAAAAAGTCTTTACAGGGGACCTGACTTCAAGTCTGTGTATAATTCCCCCTGCCCCCAATTAAAGTCATATTCATATGCAATAGAACTAAATTGGTTTTTGAATCAATGTGATTCTTCTGCAAATACGATtattgaaacttttttttttttcactctaacCAAAAACAGGGTTCTCAGTCCAATTTTTTCAATATTCCTGGAACAAGCAAGGCAATTTTctgttatgtttttttttaactttggaAGCATTGCAGTTCAGTAAATCAATTCCAAAACGATCAGGATAAGTTTCTGAATGACTGTTACAAAGAAATAATCACATCAGAAAATACTCAGAATCAACCCTGGCTCTGCAGAAGTTTTTCTCCATCTGGATTTTGTGTCACAGTGGAGTCCTGCTGACCTCAGGGAAGCTCCAGAGATCCATGTCAGGCTGCATTTACCTTTTCCTCGTTCCTGATCTCTGTCAAGAATCTCTTGGAGAGCCCTCCAGCTCTACCTTGCCTGCACACCTGGGTCTTCTTCCAGTGGAAACCTGGGAATGCATGAAGGGCTTGGCAGGGCAGGATTTCATGGCAACCTGGGGtgcaaggaattttttttttttgatgttcaAAATGCACAGTGAGGAATTGCAATTCCCACAGTGAGGAATTGCAGTTCCCAGTTCCTGTGCTTCCAAAGTAGCTTTAGGTTTATGGATATTGGAGTGGAACAGGAGCACACGTGGCTCaagccccagctcctggcctgaGGTTGGCTCAGCTGGTCAGAGAGAGGTGCCAGTGAcacccagggcacagctctgaTCCCCTGTgggccattccctggggagctggactcattgtgggtcccttccacctcAAAGTATTCTGTGAAAGAATACATGGATTTGTTTCTGGAAGAATCACAAGTCCAGCTTCCTGACTTTAGGAACTTGGCAGCCCATGGGATAAAACAAAGCCTTTCCAAGGGATGATAGTTGCACTTAAACAAAAATCCAGAGCGCCCTGGTGTTTTGAAAAATTGGAACACATGCATTTAATTGTAATTAAAGTTGATTTAACATTTTCTAAAGTTCAGTTgtcttgggagaaaaaaaatgagtaagTATTTGTCTATGCAAGACACAAATGTCAAAAATGTGTGAATTACCCATCTTTAGGTACTGTATTGTTATTGTCTTTCTGACTTCTGTTCCTTTGATAAGTCTCTTCAAACTTTCAGCCTTACATTTGGCTTAGAGTTGAAAAGGCAAAATGTAGCTTTGAAATCCTGTTGAAAATGTAACTAACCTTCGTTCCCTCATGAAAATCTCGCATGTCAAACAATTAAGTGAAATGTTTTGGTTTCCTAATAATAAATTCAAACTCTCACCACCTCCTGCAAACAGCATATCCATGAACGTGCACGTTTAACTGTGGTGTGCAAACCACCCAGCCATCAGCTGGATGCACTTCGCTCCTCgctctggggcagagctgaggacAAGAGCAGGTTCATTTTGCCAAACTCAAACTCAGCGTGGATTCCTTcaccccctcccctgcccttgGCCTGCTAAACTCCTTTGGGTTGTTTAATTTTCAAGTCCTACAGTAACCTGATGGCCCAGtgcaaaatgcagtgaaattGGCACCGATGTGCTTTTCAGTCATTGTCCAAATCAGGTAATTTGTTCATTCCTGACACCTGGAAATACAACATCCGTTCCTTTCCTGTGACTTAGTTCTTTAGGACCTGCTGAGTGATCACAGTTGGTTTTGCCAGAGAAAAGCAAGGTGTGAGAAGGCAGGGAAATGCCTTCCCAACATTGTAGACACCCATAAAGCCTCATAGTTGGTGTTAATAAAACCCAGTGTTTCAGGTCTTGACAGAAGCTGCCCATAACCTGCCCAAGGATTAGCAGCACTGGGTCTGTACAATCGACAATCTTTAAAATGTGAACCCTGTAACTTTTCTTTCCTCGGTTGTTAAGGGATTTTGAAGCAATTGCTCTATCAAgggatgaaattaaaaatgagaatatgCTTCAtggatgatttatttttacactgctgctctctgtgaacggaaaaagcacattttggAAGCAAAGCATTTACATTGCTTTAACAGTATTGTTTGGCTGAAAGACAAATACGTTTTCAGGAAATCTTGAGCATATTTAACCCATTCTTGGCCAGGGAAAGTCCTTGGCCTTTGtatttgtttggggtttcttgtttatgcaaatgaagaaaaatgtttactAGTTCTTACCAGTGTGGGGATTTTTATTACACTTTTGTAATGTAGGATCAGCTTGGATGAATGAAAGAATTAGCAGGTAAATAGTCCGCAATGTTTGTGActttgggtggggtttttttgttgttgtttcaaaattattaattaaaatggCATGGACATCAAACTTCAAGTAATGGTTCCAAGCATATATGGTAGTGACTTACTTGAAAATACTTCCTCTCTGCAAATCCCATGTGTTAACTTGTTTAGCCAGCTTGTaatacatttctaaaattaccATGTTCTACCAAATCAGAAATCTTCAGGAAATGAGCAGCTCCTTTATTACAAGATTCTTCTCAACTAAGAATCTCAAACTCATTTCATATCCAGCGAGTCCTGCTCAGCAGAGATTAAATCAGATGTGGGTACTCTTGGATTTACTTCTGAGTGCTGGAGCATTTTCTATTCCTGCTGTCTGTTCCCCAGCATCTGGCATGGTGACACCCACGAGTGCCTGCAGAAGGGAAGAGAGCAGATTTTGGATCACGTTTTGTGGTTAGAGGGTTAATCTGTGGATAGATGAGTAGTTTGTATTCTAGACAAAGGAGTATTTATCATTTCCTTGTCTGGCATTAGAAGAGTGTCTGAGAGTAGTGCCAATAACTCCTGGTGATAtaactggaaataattttaactccactgctgccagggaacaatttttttgttaatctgAGACGAATAAACAAcctgacaaacaaaaaaaaatcccccaccTGTAAAGTACgaagggaatggcttcagactgagAGAGTAGGGTTAGATTAGATACTAGAAAAGATTCTTCCCTGTAGGGGTGgtggggccctggcacagggtgcccagagaagctgtggctgtccctgaatccctggaagtggccaaggccaggttggacagggcttggagcaacctgggatagtggaaggattccctgcccatggcagggaagtTGGAATTggattatctttaaggtccattccaacccaaaccattctgtgattatatgATTATATCAACTAAATTAGGTCCCATATGGAGTATTTTCAGTTGGATGGTTTCAAATTCCCTTGGGAGATAAATCACCTCTTCAAGAAGCCATTACGGGAATCAGAAGTAAATAGTTGCAAATAACTGGTGAGCTGGTTTGCTTTTGTGGAACTCAGTTTACAAAGTCCTTTAGTCTGCAACTTAGGGCTGCTCCTAAATAACTCTTCGTAAAAGGCAGAGCAATATCctcaaagctaaaaaaaaagggaaaataaactaCACAGTGTGAAATGAGGATTCtgcaaaaacaacccaacaacaTGGCTGGGACACATATtaggtatttatttattcacataTAAATTCATGCAAGTTCAGAGTGTGTGAGATATGTGGGGTTACATCTGTCATGTCTTTAagctcaaaatgaaaaatcaccATTTAGATACCCTCCTAAAATCTGAATGCAGTGTGACCTGTGCAGGTGAAGTTTGGTTTGTCTTCCTCATGCAACTGAGCTGTGATCTAGTAGTTGTGaagaaatcagggaaaaatctgGGTATTACCTTCTCTGTTGGACTTTGGTGTCACCACTGGCACAAAACAGGAGCTGAGGCCCTTGGACCTACTCCTGAAAATTATTCCTTGCACATTTTTCATTAACTTGATCCTGAATCCTAAATATGAACTGATGCATACACACTAAATGTGACTGtggtaataaaaattaatttcgATAATTTTTTGCTAAGATCCAAGAATTTTTCAAGTTAGATTTTTAGAAGTCTTGAAGAAATATGCAGATCATATTGagcagggattgtccctctgtgctgggcactgctgaggccacacctcgagggctgtgtccagttttggtCCCCTCAGTGcaggagagccctggaggggctggagcgtgtccagggcagggagctgggaaggggctggagaattcctgagggagctgggaaggggctgagcctggagaaaaggaggct
This sequence is a window from Vidua chalybeata isolate OUT-0048 chromosome 2, bVidCha1 merged haplotype, whole genome shotgun sequence. Protein-coding genes within it:
- the PKNOX1 gene encoding homeobox protein PKNOX1 isoform X3, whose translation is MPKGHPLFPLLALLFEKCEESTQGSEGTTSASFDVDIENFVRKQEKEGKPFFCEDPETDNLMVKAIQVLRIHLLELEKVNELCKDFCSRYIACLKTKMNSETLLSGEPGSPYSPVQSQQIPSAIAGTLSPQGIVVPASALQQGNVTMATVAGGTVYQPVTVVTPQGQVVTQALSPGTIRIQNSQLQLQLNQDLGILHQDDGSSKNKRGVLPKHATNVMRSWLFQHIGHPYPTEDEKKQIAAQTNLTLLQVNNWFINARRRILQPMLDSSCSETPKTKKKTAQNRPVQRFWPDSLASGVAQQQSNELTMSDGAVVTITAPVNMNVDSLQSLSSDGATLAVQQVMMAGQSEDESVDSGEDDGGDLSTANISGLVLDNSDSLQ
- the PKNOX1 gene encoding homeobox protein PKNOX1 isoform X4, which gives rise to MVKAIQVLRIHLLELEKVNELCKDFCSRYIACLKTKMNSETLLSGEPGSPYSPVQSQQIPSAIAGTLSPQGIVVPASALQQGNVTMATVAGGTVYQPVTVVTPQGQVVTQALSPGTIRIQNSQLQLQLNQDLGILHQDDGSSKNKRGVLPKHATNVMRSWLFQHIGHPYPTEDEKKQIAAQTNLTLLQVNNWFINARRRILQPMLDSSCSETPKTKKKTAQNRPVQRFWPDSLASGVAQQQSNELTMSDGAVVTITAPVNMNVDSLQSLSSDGATLAVQQVMMAGQSEDESVDSGEDDGGDLSTANISGLVLDNSDSLQ